From the genome of Papaver somniferum cultivar HN1 chromosome 2, ASM357369v1, whole genome shotgun sequence, one region includes:
- the LOC113351766 gene encoding uncharacterized protein LOC113351766, producing MVTTTSNSTAASSSASDRIKVSAPAPLNNKYNFRKNPGKGGMQIMVIHNSNSGNKGNIWLFWNKNLSQPQVVSISSQMVTVSIGDVLVSGVYAHVKVVQRRFMWYEMEIISSLNKPWIILGDFNSVLRQEEKVGGRLPNRTAIMEFNDCLNNFKHFQKKFEFQNVQIVEELLEVIPKVITEEDQAKLDSIPNAEEIKNIVFTMDPESAPGPDGFSLLLPKTQGARTANQFRPIGLSNVIFKIFTKIITTRMSHLMEKLVSPQQVAYIKGRSIHEQVILAPKMVNEMKFKRRGSNVGIKLDISQAYDSVSWEFLIKVLQKYGFSSNWCAWLITLLESAKVSVMVNGGPCGFLSVGRGLKQGDPLSPILFVLMSLTRLLQLLDDYQASSCQIIYKVKSKCFEDGASQLRKQLISEEINMELSKLLDKSSTRLVLVKSVLCSVPIYNMSIYKWPSSLIKVCERLIRNFLWTGDSDCRKFKTLTWRKVCNPYAEGGIGIRRLEVINKSLLMKMIWRIINSKEVWVLLFYAKFQDKHGKWTNNWKQSSVWKGLKWAWNYLKEDVRWCVGNGTKISVWYDIWYGEASLINVVGLNDYIKENIDMKVNMLLQNNKWVIPIEMQGFISVTALPDVSGGEDQRVWSADRSGNVVTKIAVEKIRAKKPPLTWNKFI from the exons ATGGTTACTACAACTTCAAATAGTACTGCTGCTTCTTCAAGTGCTTCTGACAGAATAAAGGTTAGTGCTCCAGCTCCATTGAATAATAAGTATAACTTTAGGAAGAATCCTGGTAAAGGAG GAATGCAAATCATGGTGATTCATAACTCAAATTCAGGTAATAAAGGCAACATTTGGTTGTTTTGGAATAAAAATTTATCTCAGCCTCAAGTTGTTTCAATTTCTAGTCAAATGGTTACTGTAAGTATTGGTGATGTTCTAGTATCTGGAGTTTATGCTCATGTAAAAGTTGTTCAAAGAAGATTTATGTGGTATGAAATGGAGATAATTAGTTCTCTGAATAAACCTTGGATAATATTGGGTGATTTTAATTCAGTGTTACGTCAAGAAGAAAAGGTGGGAGGAAGGCTTCCTAATAGGACTGCAATCATGGAATTCAATGATTGTTTAAATAATT TTAAACACTTCCAAAAGAAGTTTGAATTTCAAAAtgttcaaattgttgaagaattaTTGGAAGTTATTCCAAAAGTAATTACAGAAGAAGATCAAGCAAAGTTGGATTCCATTCCTAATGCTGAAGAAATTAAAAATATTGTTTTCACTATGGATCCAGAGAGTGCACCAGGACCTGATGGATTCTCAT TGTTACTGCCAAAGACTCAAGGAGCAAGAACTGCAAATCAGTTTAGACCCATTGGTCTAAGTAATGTCATTTTCAAGATCTtcacaaaaataataacaactaGAATGAGTCACCTTATGGAGAAATTGGTATCACCTCAGCAAGTGGCTTATATCAAAGGAAGAAGTATACATGAGCAGGTAATCTTAGCCCCAAAAATGGTTAACGAAATGAAATTCAAAAGGAGAGGAAGCAATGTTGGTATCAAATTAGATATATCTCAAGCCTATGATTCAGTTAGTTGGGAATTCCTTATAAAAGTATTACAGAAGTATGGCTTCTCTTCAAACTGGTGTGCATGGTTAATTACTTTGCTTGAATCAGCAAAAGTTTCAGTAATGGTGAATGGAGGACCATGTGGATTCTTATCAGTTGGAAGAGGTTTGAAGcaaggagatcctttatctccaattctcTTTGTACTTAT GAGTCTTACAAGATTACTTCAACTACTGGATGACTATCAAGCTAGTTCTTGTCAAATTATCTATAAAGTTAAAAGTAAGTGCTTTGAGGATGGTGCATCTCAACTAAGAAAACAACTGATTAGTGAAGAAATCAATATGGAATTatcaaaattacttgataaatcTAGCACCAG ATTGGTTTTAGTCAAGTCTGTCTTATGCAGTGTGCCTATATACAATATGTCCATATATAAATGGCCATCTTCTTTAATCAAAGTTTGTGAAAGACTTATCAGGAATTTTTTATGGACTGGAGACAGTGATTGTAGAAAATTTAAAACTCTAACTTGGAGAAAAGTGTGCAATCCTTATGCAGAAGGTGGTATTGGTATTAGAAGGCTTGAAGTAATCAACAAATCTCTTTTAATGAAGATGATATGGAGAATCATTAACTCAAAGGAAGTATGGGTATTATTATTTTATGCTAAATTTCAAGACAAACATGGGAAATGGACCAATAATTGGAAGCAATCTTCAgtatggaaaggattaaaatggGCATGGAACTATCTAAAAGAAGATGTTAGGTGGTGTGTAGGGAATGGAACAAAAATTTCAGTCTGGTATGACATTTGGTATGGTGAAGCTTCATTAATAAATGTAGTAGGCTTGAATGATTACATAAAGGAAAATATTGACATGAAAGTTAATATGCTACTGCAGAATAATAAATGGGTGATTCCAATTGAAATGCAAGGTTTTATTTCTGTGACTGCATTACCTGATGTTAGTGGTGGAGAAGATCAAAGAGTATGGAGCGCTGATAGAAGTGGAAACGTTGTAACCAAGATTGCAGTTGAGAAGATAAGAGCTAAAAAACCACCTCTCACATGGAATAAATTCATTTGA